A genomic region of Chlorobaculum parvum NCIB 8327 contains the following coding sequences:
- a CDS encoding magnesium chelatase subunit H has protein sequence MRFLFITMEPTNNSVLKSAAAELSREFDLDLKVSIFNLGLNHSRDTWEKLEREIPDADFIFGSMLFSEEIVRPLEELLDTATCPVCMITSNPALINQTRVGKFSLQKPVEDDKPQGIFKQLASKLRPSHGGNGESQRQLSLVRNVGKLMKHLPGKAKDIHTFISAHQFWLNGSKENMKRFLCLLVDRYVPGYRGVLPQNDPIFYPDTALYHPDAKKPFATTSEFREWQRTNRPGKDAGRVTILVMRATLLSENMLHVINLLRELESRDVQCCIAYSGGLDFRPALEGFFDPGSSESMPIDLIVNATGFSLVGGPAETKSAEAVGILKKIGVPCFNLIPLAFQPISHWRENNLGLTPLQTALSVAVPELDGAIEPHVFAGLEEGSDRTLPLETETRALADRITRMVRLRKKSNADKKLAIVLFNFPPNLGNAGTAAFLDVFESLLRLMKKLKDDGYAIELPESVDALRDKLLEGNRLVFGTDGNVAAHYPVEQYRKEFPAYERIEPFWGDAPGELLNDGSRFHILGAMFGNLFVGQQPSFGYERDPMRLLMAKDAAPNHAFAAFYSWLDREFGADALLHFGTHGALEFMPGKQVGLSQQCWPKRLIGALPHFYCYCVNNPSEAAIAKRRGFATLVSYMAPPLEHAGLYKGMRQLRELVSAWRSRPSAEALDEIRELATTLDLDRADDATGDEEYVTWLNNELYLIEERMIPLGLHVLGQAPSAESLADNLALLVSHARPELDNRSLPELICQGLHLDYDALAERHEEAMELRESWQKVTAICHEAVKRFIGKLPASMPNGVSITTMLDGTLAVRMDEASAYLHKSAGLKPRQLDKLWHFLNGLLAAMLENREIEAVTRALDGAYIPPSPGNDLVRNPAIVPTGRNIHSLDPYSIPTPFATKAGERSAEELLEQYRRESGELPESIALILWGTDNLKSDGEGVAQALALLGARTKTDELGKIGDVELIPLEKLGRPRIDIVVTVSGIFRDLLSHQVRLLDKAVRLAAAASEPEAMNFVRKHVRQQAAELGITEDEAAGRIYSNAPGSYGSNVNHLIESSTWEEEQQLADAFVNRKSFAFSPEGDWQESPEILRSALKNVTLTFQNIDSFEIGLSDIDHYYEYLGGVSKSVEVLGGAKPKVMVGDTGGFGKGQKIRSLEKMVALEARTKLLNPKWYEAMIEHGYEGVREIEAHLTNTYGWSATASAVKNWTYQQFTETFLQDREMLERISALNPNATMSMTRRLLEANSRGFWEADEGTIEQLQELYEELETRIEGAHSPEV, from the coding sequence ATGCGATTTCTGTTCATCACCATGGAGCCAACGAACAACAGCGTGCTCAAGTCGGCTGCTGCCGAGCTGAGTCGTGAGTTCGACCTCGACCTGAAGGTTTCCATATTCAACCTCGGCCTGAATCACAGCCGGGACACCTGGGAAAAGCTGGAACGAGAGATTCCCGATGCCGACTTCATCTTCGGCTCGATGCTCTTCAGCGAGGAGATTGTGCGCCCGCTCGAAGAGCTGCTCGACACGGCAACCTGCCCGGTCTGCATGATTACAAGCAATCCGGCGCTCATCAACCAGACACGCGTCGGCAAATTCTCGCTCCAGAAACCGGTTGAGGATGACAAACCACAAGGCATCTTCAAGCAGCTCGCCTCGAAGCTCCGCCCCTCCCATGGTGGCAACGGCGAGAGCCAGCGGCAGCTCTCGCTGGTGCGCAACGTGGGCAAGCTGATGAAGCACCTGCCCGGCAAGGCCAAAGATATTCACACTTTCATCTCGGCGCACCAGTTCTGGCTGAACGGCTCGAAGGAGAACATGAAGCGCTTCCTCTGCCTGCTGGTGGATCGCTACGTGCCGGGCTATCGCGGCGTGCTGCCGCAGAACGACCCGATCTTCTACCCCGACACCGCACTCTACCACCCCGACGCGAAAAAGCCCTTCGCGACCACCTCGGAGTTTCGGGAGTGGCAACGCACAAACCGGCCCGGCAAGGACGCAGGACGGGTGACGATCCTTGTCATGCGCGCCACGCTGCTCTCCGAAAACATGCTGCACGTCATCAACCTGCTGCGCGAACTTGAATCGCGCGACGTGCAGTGTTGCATCGCCTACAGCGGCGGGCTCGACTTTCGGCCCGCGCTTGAAGGCTTTTTCGATCCCGGCAGCAGCGAGTCGATGCCCATCGATCTGATCGTCAACGCTACCGGCTTCTCGCTCGTTGGCGGCCCGGCGGAGACCAAGTCAGCGGAGGCGGTCGGTATTCTGAAAAAGATCGGCGTTCCGTGTTTCAACCTCATTCCGCTGGCCTTCCAGCCGATCAGCCACTGGCGGGAGAACAACCTCGGCCTGACGCCGTTGCAGACCGCGCTGAGCGTGGCCGTGCCGGAGCTCGACGGAGCTATCGAGCCACACGTCTTCGCCGGACTTGAAGAGGGCAGCGACCGCACCCTGCCGCTCGAAACCGAAACCCGCGCTCTGGCCGACCGGATCACGCGGATGGTGCGACTGCGCAAAAAATCGAACGCGGACAAAAAGCTCGCCATCGTGCTCTTCAACTTCCCGCCGAACCTCGGCAACGCAGGCACGGCGGCGTTTCTCGATGTGTTCGAGAGCTTGCTGCGATTGATGAAAAAGCTGAAGGATGACGGATACGCAATCGAGCTGCCGGAGTCGGTCGATGCGCTGCGCGACAAGCTGCTCGAAGGCAACCGGCTGGTGTTCGGCACCGACGGCAACGTAGCGGCGCACTACCCGGTCGAGCAGTACCGGAAGGAGTTCCCGGCTTACGAGCGGATCGAACCGTTCTGGGGCGACGCGCCCGGCGAGCTGCTCAACGACGGCAGCCGTTTCCACATTCTCGGCGCGATGTTCGGCAACCTGTTCGTCGGCCAGCAGCCATCGTTCGGCTACGAGCGCGACCCGATGCGCCTGCTCATGGCCAAAGACGCCGCGCCAAATCATGCCTTCGCGGCGTTCTACTCGTGGCTTGACCGCGAGTTCGGCGCGGACGCATTGCTGCACTTCGGGACGCACGGCGCGCTGGAGTTCATGCCGGGCAAGCAGGTCGGCCTCTCACAGCAATGCTGGCCGAAGCGGCTCATCGGCGCACTGCCCCACTTCTACTGCTACTGCGTCAACAATCCGAGCGAAGCAGCGATAGCCAAGCGGCGCGGCTTCGCGACACTGGTGAGCTACATGGCCCCGCCACTCGAACACGCCGGACTCTACAAGGGAATGCGCCAACTCCGCGAACTGGTCAGCGCATGGCGCAGCCGTCCTTCGGCAGAGGCGCTGGATGAGATTCGAGAGCTGGCCACAACGCTCGACCTCGACCGGGCGGACGACGCGACGGGCGACGAGGAGTACGTCACCTGGCTCAACAACGAGCTGTACCTGATCGAGGAGCGCATGATTCCACTCGGCCTGCACGTACTCGGCCAAGCCCCGTCAGCCGAAAGCCTCGCGGACAACCTCGCGCTGCTGGTCAGCCACGCACGGCCAGAACTCGACAACCGCTCGCTGCCAGAACTCATCTGCCAGGGCCTGCACCTTGACTACGACGCGCTCGCCGAGCGGCATGAAGAGGCGATGGAGCTGCGCGAATCGTGGCAAAAAGTAACAGCGATCTGCCACGAAGCAGTCAAACGATTCATCGGTAAACTGCCCGCATCGATGCCAAACGGCGTCAGCATCACCACCATGCTTGACGGGACGCTTGCCGTCCGGATGGACGAGGCGAGCGCCTACCTGCACAAATCGGCGGGGCTGAAGCCGCGTCAGCTCGACAAACTCTGGCACTTCCTGAACGGCCTGCTCGCCGCCATGCTCGAAAACCGCGAAATCGAAGCGGTCACGCGAGCGCTCGACGGAGCCTACATCCCGCCCTCGCCGGGCAACGATCTGGTGCGCAATCCGGCCATCGTGCCGACCGGACGCAACATCCACAGCCTCGACCCGTACAGCATCCCGACGCCCTTCGCGACGAAGGCTGGCGAACGTTCAGCCGAGGAGCTGCTGGAGCAATACCGCCGCGAATCGGGCGAGCTGCCGGAGTCGATCGCACTGATCCTGTGGGGCACTGACAACCTGAAGAGTGACGGCGAAGGTGTGGCACAGGCGCTTGCATTGCTCGGCGCGAGAACGAAAACCGACGAGCTCGGCAAGATCGGCGACGTCGAGCTGATCCCGCTCGAAAAGCTCGGACGCCCGCGCATCGACATCGTCGTCACGGTCAGCGGCATCTTCCGCGACCTGCTCTCGCACCAGGTGCGCCTGCTCGACAAAGCGGTGCGGCTGGCGGCGGCGGCCAGCGAGCCGGAGGCGATGAACTTTGTCCGCAAGCACGTCCGCCAACAGGCCGCCGAACTCGGCATCACGGAGGACGAAGCAGCTGGCAGAATCTACTCAAACGCCCCCGGCAGCTACGGTTCGAACGTCAATCACCTGATCGAAAGCAGCACCTGGGAGGAGGAACAGCAACTCGCCGACGCCTTCGTCAACCGCAAGAGCTTCGCCTTCTCGCCGGAGGGCGACTGGCAGGAAAGTCCGGAAATCCTCCGATCCGCGCTGAAAAATGTTACATTGACCTTTCAAAATATCGACAGCTTTGAGATCGGATTGTCTGATATTGACCACTATTATGAGTATCTTGGCGGCGTCTCGAAATCGGTCGAGGTGCTCGGCGGCGCAAAGCCAAAGGTGATGGTCGGCGACACCGGCGGATTCGGCAAGGGCCAGAAAATCCGCTCACTGGAGAAGATGGTGGCTCTCGAAGCACGCACCAAACTCCTGAACCCAAAGTGGTACGAGGCCATGATCGAACATGGCTATGAAGGAGTTCGAGAGATCGAGGCGCATCTGACCAACACCTACGGGTGGAGCGCAACGGCCTCAGCGGTCAAAAACTGGACCTACCAGCAGTTCACGGAGACCTTCCTGCAGGACCGCGAAATGCTGGAGCGCATATCGGCGCTCAACCCCAACGCCACTATGTCGATGACCCGGCGGCTGCTCGAAGCCAATTCGCGCGGCTTCTGGGAGGCCGACGAAGGCACCATCGAACAATTGCAGGAACTGTACGAAGAGCTTGAAACCAGAATCGAAGGCGCCCACAGCCCGGAGGTTTGA
- the bchH gene encoding magnesium chelatase subunit H, with product MGDKIRIAAVVGMEQCNQRVWREVKDLIGQNAELTQWTDQDLEHQNPEAGQAIREADCIFTTLIQFKNQADWLQEQIDQSKVRTIFAYESMPEVMHMTRVGNYVVSEDGSGMPDIVKKVAKMLVKGRDEDALYGYMKLLKIMRTMLPLIPKKAKDFKNWMQVYTYWMHPTAENLASMFNYIMSEYFDVSVKADKVQEVPTMGFYHPDAPDYMKDLNHYEKWLHKKNKASKEQNNIAMLFFRKHLLQEKEYIDNTIRAIEAKGLNPLPVFVMGVEGHVAAREWFTHTKIDMLINMMGFGFVGGPAGATTPGASAAAREEILGKLNAPYVVSQPLFIQDINSWKTQGVVPLQSAMTYALPEMDGAVCPVVLGAIKDGRLHTVPDRLDRLSTLAKKFSELRHTANHDKKVAFVVYDYPPGMGRKASAALLDVPKSIYKMLQRLQSEGYNVGEMPESPEALLAMLDKATDYEIQAHEPDCFAIDRATFNSITTDRERERIEARWSGFPGEIAPVGVDKMFLGGLTLGNVFIGVQPRLGIQGDPMRLLFDKENTPHHQYIAFYRWISREFGAHALVHVGMHGTVEWMPGLQLGVTGDCWPDALLGEVPHFYIYPVNNPSEANIAKRRGYATMISHNIPPLSRAGLYKELPTFKDMLNDYRERGLEKIVDVETEMAIIEKAENLNLTDDCPRLEGEPFSDYISRLYIYLLELETKLISNALHVFGETPELATQVTTISEYLKVRGNERSLPSVIMQAIGDSETWGDYAALATKARKGDPKALKVREKVDDITRDFIEQTIFGNANAGNVFSVLTGGAKANEEMAAAINTALQEGAALKQGLQDNSHEMESFVRALNGEYLPSGPGGDLVRDGASVLPTGRNIHAIDPWRIPSELAFKRGKQIADTIIQKHRDENNGEYPETIAQVLWGLDTIKSKGEAVAVIIALMGAEPAYDAQNKISHYRLIPLEKLGRPRIDVLIQISSIFRDTFGVLVDHLDKLVKDAAKAIEPAEMNHIKKHVDEAIAQGKDFESATSRLFTQAPGTYGSQIDELVEDSAWESEEDLDNMFVKRTGFAYGGNRYGDEQSDILKNLLGTVDRVVQQVDSAEYGISDIDRYFSSSGALQLSARRRNPKGDSVKLNYVETYTADIKVDDAEKALKVEFRTKLLNPKWFEGMLAQGHSGATEISNRFTYMLGWDAVTKGVDDWVYKEAAETYAFDPAMRDKLMKLNPKAFKNIVGRMLEASGRGMWSADPDTIEKLQEIYSDLEDRLEGIEV from the coding sequence ATGGGCGACAAAATCCGAATTGCCGCGGTTGTCGGAATGGAACAGTGCAACCAGCGCGTCTGGAGAGAAGTGAAAGATTTGATCGGCCAGAACGCCGAGCTGACCCAATGGACAGACCAGGATCTTGAACACCAAAACCCGGAGGCAGGCCAGGCCATCCGCGAAGCAGACTGCATTTTCACCACCCTGATTCAGTTCAAGAATCAGGCTGACTGGCTCCAGGAACAGATCGATCAATCGAAGGTCAGGACGATTTTCGCTTACGAGTCGATGCCCGAAGTGATGCACATGACCAGAGTCGGAAACTACGTCGTTTCCGAAGACGGCAGCGGCATGCCGGACATCGTCAAAAAAGTCGCCAAAATGCTTGTCAAAGGCCGTGACGAGGACGCCCTCTACGGCTATATGAAGCTTCTGAAGATCATGCGCACCATGCTGCCGCTGATCCCGAAGAAGGCCAAGGACTTCAAAAACTGGATGCAGGTGTATACCTACTGGATGCATCCGACCGCCGAAAACCTGGCATCGATGTTCAATTACATCATGTCCGAATACTTCGACGTTTCGGTCAAAGCTGACAAGGTGCAGGAGGTTCCGACGATGGGATTCTACCATCCCGACGCGCCGGACTACATGAAGGACCTGAACCACTACGAAAAGTGGTTACATAAAAAGAACAAAGCCTCCAAAGAGCAGAACAATATCGCCATGCTCTTCTTCCGCAAACACCTCTTGCAGGAGAAGGAGTATATCGACAACACCATCCGCGCCATCGAAGCCAAGGGGCTCAATCCCCTGCCGGTGTTCGTGATGGGCGTCGAGGGCCACGTCGCGGCGCGCGAGTGGTTCACCCACACCAAAATCGACATGCTCATCAACATGATGGGCTTCGGCTTCGTCGGCGGTCCCGCCGGCGCGACCACGCCGGGTGCTTCGGCTGCCGCGCGCGAGGAGATTCTCGGCAAGCTCAACGCGCCGTACGTTGTCTCCCAGCCGCTCTTTATTCAGGACATCAACTCGTGGAAAACGCAGGGCGTCGTGCCGTTGCAGTCGGCCATGACCTACGCCCTTCCGGAGATGGACGGCGCGGTCTGCCCCGTCGTACTCGGCGCAATCAAGGATGGCCGCCTGCACACCGTGCCAGACCGCCTCGACCGCCTCTCCACGCTGGCCAAGAAATTCTCCGAACTGCGCCACACCGCAAACCACGACAAGAAGGTCGCCTTTGTGGTCTACGACTATCCGCCCGGTATGGGCCGCAAAGCAAGCGCCGCGCTGCTCGACGTACCGAAGAGCATCTACAAAATGTTGCAGCGCCTGCAGAGCGAGGGCTACAACGTCGGCGAGATGCCTGAATCTCCGGAAGCGCTGCTCGCCATGCTCGACAAAGCGACCGATTACGAAATCCAGGCTCACGAGCCAGACTGCTTCGCCATCGACCGCGCGACCTTCAACTCCATCACCACCGACCGCGAGCGTGAGCGCATCGAGGCTCGCTGGAGCGGCTTCCCCGGCGAAATCGCCCCGGTCGGAGTGGACAAGATGTTCCTCGGAGGCCTCACGCTCGGCAACGTCTTCATTGGCGTCCAGCCGCGCCTCGGCATTCAGGGCGACCCGATGCGCCTGCTCTTCGACAAGGAGAACACGCCGCACCACCAGTACATCGCCTTCTACCGCTGGATCAGCCGCGAGTTCGGCGCGCACGCCCTTGTGCACGTCGGCATGCACGGAACGGTCGAGTGGATGCCCGGCCTTCAGCTTGGCGTCACCGGCGACTGCTGGCCGGACGCACTGCTTGGCGAAGTCCCGCACTTCTACATCTATCCGGTCAACAACCCGAGCGAGGCCAACATCGCCAAGCGCCGCGGTTACGCGACCATGATTTCGCACAACATTCCACCGCTCTCCCGCGCCGGTCTGTACAAGGAGCTACCGACCTTCAAGGACATGCTCAACGACTACCGCGAGCGCGGACTTGAAAAAATCGTCGATGTCGAAACCGAGATGGCCATCATCGAAAAGGCTGAAAACCTCAACCTGACCGACGACTGCCCGAGGCTTGAAGGCGAACCGTTCAGCGACTACATCAGCCGCCTGTACATCTACCTGCTCGAACTCGAAACCAAGCTCATCTCCAACGCGCTGCACGTGTTCGGTGAAACGCCGGAACTCGCGACGCAGGTCACCACGATCTCCGAGTACCTGAAAGTTCGCGGCAACGAGCGTTCACTGCCTTCGGTTATCATGCAGGCGATCGGTGATAGCGAAACCTGGGGCGACTATGCCGCACTGGCCACCAAAGCCCGCAAAGGCGACCCGAAAGCGCTCAAGGTCAGAGAGAAGGTTGACGACATCACTCGCGACTTCATCGAACAGACCATCTTCGGCAACGCGAATGCCGGTAACGTCTTCAGTGTGCTGACCGGTGGCGCGAAGGCCAACGAAGAGATGGCCGCCGCGATCAATACCGCCCTGCAGGAAGGCGCCGCGCTCAAGCAGGGCCTCCAGGACAATAGCCACGAGATGGAGAGCTTTGTGCGCGCCCTGAACGGCGAGTACCTCCCGTCCGGCCCCGGCGGCGACCTGGTACGCGACGGCGCGTCCGTCTTGCCGACAGGCCGCAACATCCACGCCATCGACCCGTGGAGAATTCCGTCGGAGCTGGCCTTCAAGCGCGGCAAGCAAATCGCCGATACCATCATCCAGAAGCATCGCGACGAGAATAACGGCGAGTATCCCGAAACCATCGCCCAGGTGCTCTGGGGTCTCGATACCATCAAGAGCAAGGGTGAAGCCGTGGCGGTCATCATTGCGCTCATGGGCGCCGAACCGGCCTACGACGCGCAGAACAAGATCAGCCACTACCGTTTGATTCCGCTCGAAAAGCTGGGCCGTCCGAGAATCGACGTACTGATCCAGATCAGCTCGATCTTCCGCGACACCTTCGGCGTGCTGGTCGATCACCTCGACAAGCTGGTCAAAGATGCAGCCAAGGCAATTGAACCCGCCGAGATGAACCACATCAAGAAGCATGTCGATGAGGCCATCGCGCAGGGCAAGGACTTCGAGAGCGCCACATCTCGCCTCTTCACCCAGGCCCCCGGCACCTACGGATCGCAGATCGACGAGCTGGTTGAAGACTCGGCATGGGAGTCCGAAGAGGATCTCGACAACATGTTCGTCAAGCGCACCGGTTTCGCTTACGGCGGCAACCGCTACGGCGACGAGCAGTCCGACATTCTGAAAAACCTGCTCGGCACCGTGGATCGCGTCGTGCAGCAGGTTGACTCGGCGGAGTACGGCATTTCCGACATCGACCGCTACTTCTCCTCGTCGGGCGCATTGCAGCTCTCGGCCCGCCGCCGCAATCCGAAAGGCGACAGCGTCAAGCTGAACTATGTCGAAACCTACACGGCCGACATCAAGGTTGATGACGCTGAAAAAGCGCTCAAAGTGGAGTTCCGCACGAAGCTGCTCAACCCGAAATGGTTTGAGGGCATGCTGGCTCAGGGTCACAGCGGCGCGACCGAAATCAGCAACCGCTTCACCTACATGCTCGGCTGGGATGCCGTCACCAAGGGCGTGGACGACTGGGTGTACAAGGAAGCTGCCGAAACCTACGCCTTCGATCCGGCCATGCGCGACAAGCTCATGAAGCTCAATCCGAAAGCCTTCAAGAATATTGTTGGCAGGATGCTCGAAGCGAGCGGCCGCGGCATGTGGTCAGCCGATCCCGACACCATCGAGAAGCTTCAGGAGATCTACTCCGACCTTGAAGATCGCCTCGAAGGCATCGAAGTCTGA
- a CDS encoding TonB-dependent receptor: MKKEKVKGSGMKRLAMSVTLFASSVAPLTTYAADGVLRGRVTDKADGEGVIGAAVSIAGTNIATATDIDGNFVLRNVPASKQQKVTVTSIGYAPISQTITLSDGQTATLNFSLGQTTIMASEVVVGAALYKQDRLDVPVTANVVTKEKIEEEPNPTLDAVVQDVPGVVVSRAGGTSSSNLQIRGSNAYSGGGIGTRVTAFYDGFPINNPESGEIVWQSVNMNAADKVEVLKGAAATLYGSGAMGGVVNVTGHLPSKKEVRAGTSIGFYDKTPSGDESVYRDGFTPVFWNTYFGFGDKCGDWTYDILYSHSDDHGYRQNAWNYMNDLKFKARYNIDSRQYIQLSTFYNSTVGGYAYQWAFNTNVDGFPPPPTITFTPITNRSYDVYRSFTSTNPMYVPGVYSPEYDVYSDDLIARKNGLIGLNYVNLLSDDLSLDTKLYYTYNATRIEYNRTDFPQIYPTGNPVDPSFPYPRVPGQFNETDDYRYGAGVKLDWRASDAHRLLFGIDGNIVDTRTTQVAVEYPETNKFNDIQEKNFAAFLQDEWKLADRLTALMSLRYDWSGINKDVVEETPGVWVPLNNQSVDALSPRVALNYRVADDMALRASWGRSFRAPTLYERFVREGGIFIGIPNPDLDKETMTSWEAGIYKQFSDKVSIDVAGFINNYDDLIQSIIYPGQTFMYRNITKARIWGIETSLNFRPNADWNLSAGYTYMNAKNRSYVAGQDVTLDQNPDPEWLPYRPEHTASASVTWKATDKLTLNVNGRYVGKYKAVSLYTNPEGENYPGDFVVFNAAIKYKFSDNVTGTLACNNINNTQYEEAEWFRAPNRSFIAGIDLTY; the protein is encoded by the coding sequence ATGAAAAAAGAGAAGGTAAAGGGTTCAGGCATGAAACGGCTTGCCATGTCGGTCACGCTTTTCGCCTCGTCAGTAGCTCCGCTGACCACCTATGCGGCAGACGGCGTCCTGAGAGGCCGGGTCACTGACAAAGCGGACGGCGAAGGCGTCATCGGCGCAGCGGTATCGATCGCTGGCACCAACATCGCGACTGCCACGGACATCGACGGCAATTTCGTGCTGCGGAACGTTCCGGCCTCGAAACAGCAGAAAGTGACCGTCACCAGCATCGGCTACGCCCCGATCTCCCAGACCATCACCCTCTCCGACGGCCAGACCGCTACCCTGAACTTCTCGCTCGGACAAACCACCATCATGGCCTCCGAAGTGGTTGTGGGCGCCGCACTCTACAAGCAGGACCGTCTTGACGTCCCGGTGACGGCAAACGTGGTGACCAAAGAGAAAATCGAGGAAGAACCCAATCCGACACTTGATGCCGTTGTTCAGGACGTCCCTGGTGTCGTGGTCAGCCGCGCAGGCGGAACCTCGTCGTCAAACCTGCAGATTCGCGGCTCGAACGCCTACAGCGGCGGCGGCATTGGCACGAGGGTCACGGCCTTCTATGATGGCTTCCCGATCAACAACCCAGAAAGCGGCGAAATCGTCTGGCAGTCGGTCAACATGAACGCCGCCGACAAGGTCGAAGTGCTCAAGGGTGCTGCAGCCACTCTTTACGGCTCCGGTGCGATGGGTGGGGTGGTGAACGTTACAGGCCACCTTCCGAGCAAAAAAGAGGTCAGGGCCGGAACCAGCATTGGCTTTTACGACAAAACACCATCGGGCGACGAAAGCGTCTACCGCGATGGCTTTACCCCTGTGTTCTGGAACACCTATTTCGGCTTCGGCGACAAGTGCGGCGACTGGACCTACGACATTCTCTATTCGCACAGCGATGACCACGGTTACCGCCAGAACGCCTGGAACTACATGAACGACCTCAAGTTCAAGGCAAGGTATAACATCGATTCAAGGCAGTACATCCAGCTCAGCACATTCTACAACTCGACGGTCGGCGGCTATGCCTACCAGTGGGCCTTTAACACCAATGTCGATGGTTTTCCACCACCACCGACTATTACATTCACGCCGATTACTAACCGCTCGTACGATGTTTACAGATCATTCACAAGCACAAATCCAATGTATGTTCCTGGCGTGTACAGTCCAGAGTACGACGTTTACTCTGATGACCTGATCGCCAGAAAAAACGGCCTTATAGGGCTGAACTATGTCAACTTGCTGAGCGATGATCTCTCGCTCGATACAAAGTTGTACTACACCTATAATGCCACGCGCATTGAATACAATCGAACTGATTTTCCCCAGATTTATCCGACAGGCAATCCGGTAGATCCATCATTTCCGTACCCAAGAGTTCCCGGCCAGTTCAATGAAACCGACGACTATCGTTATGGCGCAGGCGTCAAGCTCGACTGGCGCGCCAGCGATGCGCACCGCCTGCTGTTCGGCATTGACGGCAACATTGTCGACACCCGAACGACTCAGGTAGCGGTTGAATATCCGGAAACAAACAAGTTCAACGACATTCAGGAAAAGAATTTCGCAGCCTTCCTGCAGGACGAGTGGAAGCTTGCCGACAGGCTGACCGCCCTGATGTCTCTGCGCTATGACTGGAGCGGCATCAACAAGGATGTGGTTGAAGAAACCCCGGGAGTCTGGGTACCGCTCAACAACCAAAGCGTCGATGCCCTGAGCCCGAGAGTCGCCCTCAACTACAGAGTGGCCGACGACATGGCACTGCGTGCCTCATGGGGCCGCAGCTTCCGTGCACCGACACTGTACGAGCGCTTCGTTCGCGAAGGCGGCATCTTCATCGGCATCCCGAATCCGGATCTGGACAAGGAGACCATGACATCCTGGGAGGCCGGCATCTACAAGCAGTTCAGTGACAAGGTCTCGATCGATGTGGCCGGATTCATCAATAACTATGATGACCTGATTCAGTCGATCATCTACCCCGGCCAAACCTTCATGTACCGCAACATTACCAAAGCGCGGATCTGGGGTATTGAGACCAGCCTGAACTTCAGACCAAACGCCGACTGGAACCTGAGTGCCGGCTATACCTACATGAACGCCAAGAACCGTTCGTATGTGGCCGGTCAGGATGTGACCCTCGACCAGAACCCTGATCCGGAATGGCTGCCCTACCGACCCGAGCATACGGCCTCGGCAAGCGTGACATGGAAAGCCACCGACAAGCTGACCCTGAACGTCAATGGTCGTTATGTCGGCAAGTACAAGGCTGTAAGCCTGTACACCAACCCCGAGGGCGAAAACTATCCCGGCGATTTCGTGGTGTTCAATGCTGCAATCAAGTACAAGTTCAGCGACAATGTTACCGGCACCCTGGCCTGCAACAACATCAACAACACGCAGTATGAAGAGGCCGAATGGTTCCGCGCACCGAACCGCAGCTTCATTGCCGGCATCGATCTGACGTACTGA